A stretch of DNA from Acropora palmata chromosome 12, jaAcrPala1.3, whole genome shotgun sequence:
GGTTTTAAGCCACTGCTTTACCTGGCTAAAAATCAGGAACTCTCATGTGTTTGATCTAACTTAGCTTTCCAGAGAGTTCTAAAACTTCTCGTTACATTAACAGGTGCCTTTTGTTTGAACAAAATGAACTGCCGGAGTGTATTTGCAGAATCTGTTGGCATAGGTCACAAAAGTACTACTATAGGGGATTGCCATTTCGAAAGTCTCTGCAATTCAAGAAGTGTAGTCAGTTGGTCGTCTGACCGTCATCTGTAAACTGCTTGGTTAGATGAATCGCGTTGCCATAGGTTTTTCTAGGAGCCTTgtaatgaaaagtaaaaattctTTCCTTCACCTTGACCCTATTCATGCCCGACAAGGCGGAATCAACATAAAAATTTCACccatctttcattttcaatgcaAATTTCTCACATACTCTGTCAGTCTTGAACAGCAGTgaaaaattcaataattgcGAATTTTTGATGAAATTCACATTACAAACGACTTAAGTAGGTTCAGATCAAATATAATTCTGTTCTCTTGTTGCAGGGTAAACATGTCACACGTCTTTCGACCTCAGTTTACATTTTTAAAGGTAAATATAATTAAAATCGACCTTCTTTAATTAAAACTTTACCGACTCGTTATAGAAGGTCTTCGTCATATGTCTCATTTTCCCTTCCTTTGCATGCGTCTctactttttattttctgccaAAATTGTTCAATCTTCAGAGTACCCTTGTCTGAGCCTTTTTAGTTTTATAAGCAACAATACCAGCTGAAGCGTTGTCATGTATTTCACAAGTCTTTCAAACACAGGCACCTTGTTAGCAAGCCTATACTCCTGTTTTCCGACTTCGCCTTTGAGCTCCACTTATGTTTATATAAGCAAacgaaataaaacaacaacaaaaaaataaaacaaatgatCTTCGCAATAAGTCATTTGTGAAGGTTCCGCCATTTAGCAAATAGCCTGACTTCTAGCTGtaattcaactttttcttgcGTTCGATCAGAAGCCTTCCCAGATAATTCGACCACATGCTGACGTAGGCCTAGGCCGGTTTTGACGAGGGAGGAAAGCTGAGGAATCTCAGCCAACATCAATGATTGGAAAGGCGGGTGGCGCGATTAATCGCCACCACATCAACCTGTTTCCTAAGAGTACAGTACAGATATAAACCAAGACAAACAGTTCGCAATTTTTGTGAATAGAAGCTAGGGTGGGAGGTGTTTCCTGTGAACAAGACATGTCAGCTGACCTCGTCTCCCACAACCTTTTAGTCTCATCCGACGATTTTACCAATTTTGAACAGCACAGGCAGCAGCCTGAGTTGCCGTGTCGTGCCCTTCAGAATGGAGCCGTTGCGCCGGAGAGCGTGCACAGGAAACGATTTCAATTTGGACTTGTGTCGTTAACTTGTCTTTGCAACCCAAGCACGATCGCACAAGACCGCTTTAATTCACTGATACGAAATGACGCCAAGAATGGGTTAAAGACGGAGTTGAAGTGCAGAAATACGATACACGATTCCTTCAAAACTAAAAACCAATGTTGACCAGAGCAGCTTTCGCAATAAATTTCGACAATGGTCATCGTAAAATATGGAATGAGCGAAAGAATTAGAAACAGTAAAATGAGAAATGAAGTCGTAGCAAACttcctttccatttttcttttcctttcttgccGCCTGTCGTTCAGCGAAGAGCCCATTCCCATGGTTATCTGTTTTCGGCGAACGATTCTTGATtgctttttcaaaaagaaaaatgttccgAGATACGCCATTGAAGTCGTGCAAAGAGGAAAGGTCGTGTGCAAATGCAGGTCAATTTTGAGGTACATATCAAATGAAACGTCGGAAAGCTGGATCGAGGCGAAGATGGATGAGAAAATGACAATACATAGGTTAACAACGACCACTGTCTTCGGCTTCCACTTTTGACGATACGTGTGTGGAAACACAACAGCAATGAAACGATCGATTGACAATGCGGTTACTAACAAGATCGAGCTGTTTACACCGATGTAGCTAAGAACCCGCATAACGTCACCTTCTTGAGGAAGCCCCCGATCTCCGAAGGCGCATAAAAACCGCGTCAGAGCTTCACCAGAGGAGACTACAAGACCAACAAAAAGATTCGTCGCACAGATGAAAGCTAAGAACACGGTAAAACTTCTTCTGGGGAATCGCAAGGGATTCTTCAGCAGAACGAACAAGACAAAACCATTGGGAAGCGAAATCATAAATAGCAAGATCAGAAATGCTATTCCACTTCCTAGGCAGACCTGTTTCTCAAAGTAACGTTCCATGACGCgttcaaaatgaaaaggaagctGCAAATGAGTAGCTGACATTTATTATCAAGAGAACTCTAATGAACTACTTTTACACGGGCACCCGTCAAAAGTTGTCAATATAAGCCAAATATGAAATTATTCACACAGTCATAATGACGTTGATTTCAGcgtaaaagaaaatcaattcTGTTATTTAGCTACTTCGGATATTAGGATGTTCGATGTGAAATTAACTGGGATCCATCAAACAACTGGAAACAGCACGACATTGCCTTATTTGCTCGCCTCACTAGTTTTTATCTTAAAGCTCTACTATCTTGTTTTCGCTCAATTccgtcaaatttgaaacatttccAAAATTCAAGGCAATTAAGCTATCACTTTGCTGGGAatcaaatacaaattaaaatttagttCAACaaagcaacagcaacaacaaaatggtAATACTAATAGATATTTGGCCATGTCAATTTTATAACCTAAGGTTTCTTTGCTTATTTTTGAAACTGATTTTTCAGCGAAACAACAATTTTCACATACAGTTTCAGCCGATTCCCAAACACCCGtatataaaaacaaataattatgacaagtaacaaataaacttacagTTGCTTAGTGTGGGAGGAGATTTAATGGTTGTTTCCATGCAGATCTTCTTGCACTTCAGCCAATGAAGTCGATTCCGCCCGATCGTGTGAccacttttccttttgtttgaagAAGCTGCGCTAAATTTATTCAAGCACCGCATATCTCGTTAACAGCCGTTTTTTGCTGGAAAGATTACAGAAAATGCAATTTTGTCACTCAATAGTTATATTAGTCTGCATGAACCATGAAGCAATGAAGACTGTCagaaatgtttactttcaaCTCTTATAGTGAACCTCCTGTTTGCTGACACAGAGGTTGAACATGAGCGGCCATATTCAGTAAGGCTGCTGATCACGGGATTGAAAACATTCCATACGTGAAGAGATGGTTTATAGGACACAACGTGAAACtaagaaaattaatgcttcagacaagaaacaaacaaacaaaactaacaacaaaaacaacaacagagaaaaataaatttaaataataatttacagaACTTCTGTTGCGCAACCACTCATAAATTCTCAAAGAGCCGCTGGTTCTTTAATAGATCCAACCATAactaacaattagactacgagcccgagttttgtACGAGCAGATGGTCAACGAGGCGCGctgtagaaaactcgggctcgtagtctaattgttaattagtataaatttaccgtagtctcattgcacaaaaagaaaaaaaaatgtcaagtaacgcgGAAGTGATGAATTGCTAACAAGCCGTATTAATGTCCATATCTCCTAGAATTTTAATAGACAAAGTGAAACCTCGCAGCAAAATGACTTTTCTGCAAATTttccaataaagaaaaagaccgaaaaacaaaacgtttcAAGCCACTGCTTTACCTGGGTAAAAATCAGGAACTCTCATGTGTATGGTCTAACTTAGCTTCCCAGGGAGTTCTACAACATTTCGTTACATTAAGCAGGTGCCTCTTGTTTGAACAAAATGAACTTTATTTGCGGAATCTGCTGGCATAGGTGACCGAAATACTATTGTAGGGTATTGACATTTCGAAAGTCTGTTTAAGTCAAGGGTGTGTAGTCAGTTGGTTGTATAACCGCTGTCTGTAAACTGATTGGTCAGATAAATGGCGATGCTATAGGTTTTCCCGCTACGGACTTTTCGCGCTCCATGCGCCTTTGCTCAAACCAGGCACTCGTTTTCCGCGCATAGCACCAACTGCAACACTCTGCCACACGATACCATTGGCTTATTTAGTTGCCTGCGAGTGACGTCATTGCTTTCAGCATCCAATGAAAATCGCTCGGAGCcttgtaatgaaaaattaaattaaaatcattCCTTTTAACCTCGAGCCTCTTCATGTTTGACAAGGATAAATCAGTCTAAAAAATAGGTCCGCAAGGTGTACATGTGTGGCTTACGAGTCCATTTGCAAATTAAGAGCTGAAAATGAGCAGTGATACGTTGATTGCAACATTTGTACGtaaatttatacaataaaaGGTACAGTTAAAAGCACATAACCATTTCTTTCCACTGAATACCTTCGAGAACTATACAAGTTATTTCCAGGAACCAAAATATCATTCAATGTGGAAGTAGTCCACAAATTAACGTCATCTATgtgatgataaaaatagaaGTGACATTGCAACACATTGCTTACCAGCATTTTCACCAAAGACAGCTTCATTTCCTTGACTGTTATCAGCACATATTGCTCTTGTTGGTGCAATGACATCCGGCAAATATTGTCGAGCCCGTTCGCCTGCCATGTAAACAGTGGAATATAGAAATTGAAGTAAATCAtttgtgaaaaccaaaatgtcTCATCATTCCACATTTTGTATTGTCAAACCACTTTTTTCAATGctgaaaagtaaaatacatTTAAATAGAACATCGTAAAGATTACATTCCAAGAATGATCCTTAAAACGTGATCAAACATCCTCTGTTTTCACCAAATTATAATGATAGCCACTCCTTGAGCGTTATTGTTCAATCGATATCTCATACTTACTCTAGTTACTTTTGGTTACGTTTGATGATCTTGCGTAAGCAATAAGATCTTCGGTGAATTCTCAGGGGCGACAGCATGAAGAAAATGCTACTGCAATACAGTCTATTTCACTTAACAACACTTTCAGGTAGCTCCagacattttcaaacatttttgaacACTCTTCGCAGTCCAACGTACCACAACGTAAAGAGATCAAGCCGATAATTATTGGCTTGCGAGAGTACATTGACTCCTTTCCCCATTATGTGGTACAAACCCACACCGTAGATTAAACTCCTTTAATGATGTCCGTTAAAGCGCCTGCACAACCTGCACTTACAACACAACCTGCAGTAGGAGAAATATAGTATAACTTATAAAAGCCCATGCAAACaaccaaaatggccgacaaCAATGGCTCTGGAACTCGTGACCAGGTCACGTGGGTGAATTCACGCTGACTGAAAACAATGTGGACTCTTTGATGttgaagacaaacaaacaaacaatcagTCGATGCCACAGTGTGGCTTTCAGAGATCATGTAAGCCACACAAAAATGAAGCCCatctttcattttaaattcaaatttctcgCATACTCTGTCAGTCCTGAACAGAGGTGAAacattcaataaaaaaaattcaatactTGCGACTTTTGGATGAAATTCACATTACAAAAGacatggaaatgaaaaatgcaatgtTTGGGACTTTTGGATGAAGTTcacattacaaaagaaatggaaatgaaattgaaaattaaatattgTGTAAAAAGCGGTTTCAGATCGTTATTTTTTACTCTTATTGCTGGGTAAACTGAATACATCACACACTGTCTTTCGGCTTTTCGTTTTTAAAGGCAAATattacaaataaaatcaacTTTCAATGAATAAAACTTTATGGACTCATTAAAGACGCTCTTAATCCAAATACATTAGTCTAATTTTAGTTGACTTTCTGTCTCTATACGTTTTATTCTCTGTCAAAATTGTTCACTCGTCAGAGTACCCTTGTCTGAGCCTTTTCAGTTTAATAaccaacatttttaaaaacattggataatgcaactcacgattttttattagcttagcCCTCAttgtatatgagccaatataccataatctccaaatatggtaagcgtacgcgtcagcttaaatttaaaaaggagctaaaagATTTTCCCTCCAGGAACAATGACGGCgggcgaaaatcgcttcgcaccgttgttgaatgaaaaggaagtcattgaactattagaaaacgcaacaccagggaacaaaaagaaagccacagtgtggcatgaaaatattccACAAGGGAAAATAAAGTATAACTTATAAAAGCCCATGCAAATaaccaaaatggccgacaaCAATGGCTCTGGAACTCCTGACCAGGTCACGTGGGTGAATTCACAGTGACTGAAAACAATGTCCTGGACTCTTTGCTCTCGAAGATCAGTGGTTCTCAGAAAATTTAACCCATCTctatttgaaattcaaatttctcatACTCTGTCAGTCCTGAACAGAGGCGAAAAATTCAATACTTGGGACTTTAGGATGAATTCACATTACAAAAGAcatggaaatgaaaattaattgtgtaaaaagtaaaataagcGGTTTCAGATTGTTATTTCTTACTATTATTGCTGAGTAAACTGCATACATCACATACTTTGTCTTTCGTCTTAAGGGCAAATATTACGAATAAAATCAACCGTCATTAAATAAAACTTTATGAACTCATCAAAGCCGCTCTTAATCCGAATACATTAGTctgattttttgtttactttccGTCTctactttttattttctgccaAAATTGTTCACTCGTCAGAGTACCCTTGTCTAAGCCTTTTTCATTCTATAACCAACATTACCAGCTGTAGCAGCCTCGCGTCTTTCACAATAAATAGGCATATTGTCAATAACTTCAAGTCTAGTACACTCCTGTTTCCCGACTTCGCCTTTTAATTCTATTTCTGTGTAAACAAACAAttgtaaaaggaaaacaaaggatCACGGCGGTAAGTCGAACGTGAAGGTTCCGGCCTTTAGATAAACAGCCTGACTTCTGACTATATTTCAGGTTTGTTCTTTCGTTCGACCAGAAGCTTTCCTAGGTAATTCGACCACATGCTGGCGTAGTCCGGTTTTGATGAGGGAGGAAACCTGAGCACACCTtaagatcgactgaaactcagtcAATATCAATGATTGGAAAGGCGGGTGACGCGATTATTCGCCACAACCTGTCTCCAAAGAGAGCAGCTCAGGTATAAACCAAGATTAACAGTGCGCAAATTTGGTGAATAGAAGGGGGCAGGTGTTTCCTATTAGGAAGCCAAATCACCTGGCCTCGTTTGCCAAAACCTTTCAGTCTCATCCGATTTTTTTACAAATCTTAAACAGATAAGCCACCAGCCTGATTTGCCGTGTTGTGCCCTTCAGAAAGGACGCGTTGCGTAGGAGAGCGTGGACAGGAAACGATTTCAATTTGGACTTGTTTCGTTCAACCCAAGCGCAATCACACAAGACCTCTTCAATGCGTTGATGCGAAATGACGACAAGAATGGATTAAAGACGGAGTTTAAATGCAGAAAAACGATACTCGATTCCTTCAAAGCTAAAAACCAATCTTGTCCTGAGCAGCTTTCGCAACGAATTTCGACAATGGTCATCACAAAATATGGAATGAGCGAAAGAATCAGAAACAGTACAATCAGAAATGAAGTCGTGAAAACCTTCCTTTCCATTTTATCCTCCCTTTCTTGTCGCCTGTCGTTTTCCGAAGAACCCATTGGCACggttgtctttttttgtaaaacaattcttgattgtctttttaaaaagaaaaatatcccGAGATACGCCATTGAAGTCGTGCAAAGAGGGAAGGTCGTGTGCAAATGCAGGTCAATTGCGAGGTACAAATGTAATGGTATGTCGGAAAGTTGGATCGAGGCGAAG
This window harbors:
- the LOC141860559 gene encoding uncharacterized protein LOC141860559, with the protein product MSATHLQLPFHFERVMERYFEKQVCLGSGIAFLILLFMISLPNGFVLFVLLKNPLRFPRRSFTVFLAFICATNLFVGLVVSSGEALTRFLCAFGDRGLPQEGDVMRVLSYIGVNSSILLVTALSIDRFIAVVFPHTYRQKWKPKTVVVVNLCIVIFSSIFASIQLSDVSFDMYLKIDLHLHTTFPLCTTSMAYLGTFFFLKKQSRIVRRKQITMGMGSSLNDRRQERKRKMERKFATTSFLILLFLILSLIPYFTMTIVEIYCESCSGQHWFLVLKESCIVFLHFNSVFNPFLASFRISELKRSCAIVLGLQRQVNDTSPN